The following proteins are co-located in the bacterium BMS3Abin08 genome:
- the modB gene encoding molybdenum transport system permease protein ModB has translation MNNSVLFSLKLSFQVASVATLLVMLVGGLIAYLLARKDFKGRTLLDILITLPLVLPPTVTGYYLIILFGRNGFVGSFVYAWTGWSIMFTWYAAVLASFVVALPLMIKTTRAAIESVDENLIDASYSLGHSELETAVKVILPLSKKGILAGVVLSFARALGEFGATLMIAGNIPGRTDTMPIAIYSLANSGEWSRANFMVLFLTLISGFFLYITNRYGMRTV, from the coding sequence ATGAACAATTCTGTTTTGTTTTCTTTGAAACTTTCCTTTCAGGTGGCATCAGTGGCAACCCTGCTGGTGATGCTTGTGGGAGGATTAATTGCCTATCTTCTTGCGAGAAAGGACTTTAAGGGCAGGACCCTCCTGGACATCCTGATTACCCTTCCCCTGGTATTGCCCCCCACTGTTACGGGTTACTATCTCATCATCCTTTTCGGAAGAAACGGCTTCGTTGGAAGCTTTGTTTATGCTTGGACAGGATGGAGCATTATGTTTACGTGGTATGCAGCAGTCCTTGCATCCTTTGTGGTGGCTCTGCCCCTGATGATAAAAACCACCAGAGCAGCCATCGAGTCTGTTGATGAAAACCTGATAGATGCCTCATACTCCCTGGGGCATTCAGAACTGGAGACAGCCGTTAAGGTTATTCTGCCGTTGTCTAAGAAAGGCATACTCGCCGGGGTTGTCCTGTCTTTTGCAAGGGCGCTTGGGGAGTTTGGCGCCACGCTGATGATAGCAGGCAATATTCCGGGAAGGACAGACACCATGCCCATTGCCATATATTCGCTGGCCAACAGCGGTGAATGGTCAAGGGCTAACTTTATGGTTTTGTTTCTTACACTGATCTCAGGATTCTTCCTTTATATAACAAACAGATATGGTATGAGGACGGTCTAA